A single Sporosarcina sp. FSL W8-0480 DNA region contains:
- a CDS encoding pseudouridine synthase, with translation MERLQKVLAQAGVASRRKAEKLIVDGKVKVNGIVVTELGTKVTRNDRVEVEGVELVKEEFVYYLLYKPRGYISTVSDDKGRKTVLDLLPMVEQRIFPVGRLDFDTSGIIILTNDGDFSYLMTHPKFGIHKKYVAKVKGIPERSALKKLERGIELDDGMTAPARVKIQSFDKKTGTAIVEITIHEGRNRQVRRMFDAIGCPVQKLRRESFAMLTTHGLNAGEARELTTHEVKQLRVLAETGKIG, from the coding sequence TTGGAAAGACTACAAAAAGTATTGGCCCAAGCCGGCGTTGCATCCCGTAGGAAAGCGGAAAAGCTAATCGTCGATGGGAAAGTAAAAGTGAATGGAATCGTCGTTACTGAATTAGGTACGAAAGTTACCCGTAATGACAGAGTAGAAGTAGAAGGAGTCGAGCTTGTTAAGGAGGAGTTCGTCTATTATTTACTATACAAACCGAGAGGGTACATATCGACTGTAAGCGATGATAAGGGCAGAAAGACGGTCCTCGATCTTCTCCCGATGGTGGAACAACGTATATTCCCAGTCGGCAGACTTGATTTTGATACGTCTGGAATCATCATTTTAACAAATGATGGTGATTTCTCTTATTTGATGACGCATCCGAAATTTGGTATTCACAAAAAATATGTGGCAAAAGTAAAGGGGATCCCAGAACGTAGCGCATTGAAAAAGCTTGAACGAGGTATTGAACTGGACGACGGCATGACGGCACCTGCAAGAGTTAAAATTCAGTCGTTTGACAAAAAAACGGGTACGGCAATTGTTGAAATCACTATCCATGAAGGACGGAATCGACAAGTCCGTAGAATGTTTGACGCTATCGGTTGTCCTGTACAGAAGCTGAGAAGGGAGTCTTTCGCGATGTTGACAACGCACGGATTAAATGCGGGAGAAGCACGTGAACTCACCACTCATGAAGTCAAGCAACTAAGAGTCCTTGCTGAAACAGGCAAAATCGGATAA
- the resA gene encoding thiol-disulfide oxidoreductase ResA, whose protein sequence is MSKANKKQSRLIFRSVVLLLLAAAIIFSIVSKDKVKVLSVGDKAPNFELVDLDGNVQRLSDYKGEGVFLNFWGTWCPPCKREMPDMEEQYNAFKEKGVHVLSINSGESNLKVETFRDQYGLTFPIVIDKAKDIRDLYNIQPLPTTFLIDKDGRIKKIIITEMTRDEIISYMESIQP, encoded by the coding sequence TTGTCCAAAGCGAATAAAAAACAGTCACGCCTTATTTTTAGAAGTGTTGTTCTTCTATTATTGGCAGCTGCAATTATTTTTTCTATAGTTTCAAAAGACAAGGTGAAAGTCCTTTCGGTAGGCGATAAGGCGCCGAACTTCGAACTTGTTGATTTAGATGGCAATGTTCAACGATTATCTGACTATAAAGGTGAAGGTGTGTTTTTAAATTTCTGGGGCACATGGTGTCCGCCGTGTAAACGGGAAATGCCAGATATGGAAGAACAGTATAATGCTTTTAAAGAAAAAGGGGTTCATGTTTTATCCATAAACAGTGGTGAATCTAATTTAAAGGTGGAAACATTCCGTGATCAATATGGTCTTACTTTTCCAATTGTCATAGACAAGGCGAAGGACATAAGAGACCTATACAATATTCAACCACTTCCAACAACCTTCCTTATCGATAAAGATGGAAGAATAAAAAAGATCATCATTACGGAAATGACTAGGGATGAAATAATTTCCTACATGGAAAGCATCCAACCTTAA
- a CDS encoding cytochrome c biogenesis protein ResB encodes MSKIKCQCGHENPFGIVLCEQCGRPMTEEAKKADVVDMRYEGSARRSQTYKRSIIDKIWNFFSSVKIGVSIIVAVLATSAIGTLFPQKFYVPVREDEMLAYYERLYGFIGTLYYKLGFYDMYNSWWFKILIGMLGTSIIIASVDRVIPLYKSLKKQRTKRHTSFMKRQRVYGIGSSENPDLALTKAEEKLKEMKYNVKTENGAILAEKGRFSRWGPYVNHTGLIIFLFGILLRGIPGFYVDETMWIREGELRSIPGAPEFYLKSNDFSMEYYTKEEAAEVFGDALDRVGTIVKNYQTDVTLYKKKEDSLPGSTDLDLVKDYSIVVNKPLKFEGYSIFQMDYRLNELKSMTMQLVEKKTGKSFGEFTIDLDDPEGVYKLNDGAQVNLIGYYADYDGVENGEPVSKSPIPNNPAFIFDMRTPDKPKGEKSFVAIRQTLETEENAYAVKFVSADTRDISGLTIRKDKTLYILLFGGLIFMIGVCQGSFWNHRRIWVQKGEGEELLVAAHTNKNWFMLKKELDEVKDFANLPKYEDRRDNEPIEQEEGEK; translated from the coding sequence ATGAGTAAAATCAAATGCCAATGTGGTCATGAAAATCCGTTTGGAATCGTACTTTGTGAACAATGTGGCAGACCAATGACGGAGGAAGCGAAAAAAGCGGATGTCGTTGATATGCGCTATGAGGGATCAGCGCGGAGATCACAAACCTATAAAAGATCAATTATCGACAAGATATGGAACTTTTTCTCAAGTGTGAAAATTGGTGTCAGCATTATAGTCGCAGTGCTTGCGACATCGGCTATCGGGACGTTATTCCCACAAAAGTTTTACGTGCCTGTTCGAGAAGATGAAATGTTAGCTTACTATGAACGACTTTATGGTTTCATTGGGACGCTTTATTATAAATTAGGCTTCTATGATATGTACAATAGCTGGTGGTTTAAGATACTAATCGGAATGCTTGGAACGTCCATCATTATCGCAAGTGTGGATAGGGTCATCCCTCTATATAAATCATTGAAGAAACAGCGGACCAAACGTCATACTTCCTTCATGAAAAGACAACGTGTCTATGGCATAGGCTCATCTGAAAACCCGGATTTAGCTCTAACAAAAGCAGAGGAAAAATTGAAGGAAATGAAATATAACGTAAAGACGGAAAACGGCGCAATATTAGCCGAAAAAGGACGTTTTTCTCGTTGGGGCCCATATGTCAATCATACGGGGTTAATCATTTTCTTATTCGGTATTCTGTTGCGCGGTATTCCTGGCTTCTATGTCGATGAGACAATGTGGATCCGGGAAGGTGAATTACGTTCGATACCCGGTGCACCCGAGTTCTATTTGAAGAGTAATGATTTCAGTATGGAGTATTATACAAAAGAAGAGGCCGCAGAAGTCTTTGGTGATGCCCTTGATAGAGTAGGTACTATCGTAAAAAATTATCAAACCGATGTAACATTATACAAAAAGAAAGAAGACAGTCTGCCTGGCTCAACGGATTTAGACCTTGTAAAAGATTATTCCATAGTCGTTAATAAGCCACTAAAATTTGAGGGATACAGCATTTTCCAAATGGATTACCGTCTGAATGAACTTAAATCGATGACGATGCAATTAGTGGAAAAGAAAACTGGGAAGTCATTTGGTGAGTTTACGATTGACCTTGATGATCCCGAAGGTGTTTATAAGTTGAATGATGGTGCGCAAGTTAACTTGATAGGATATTATGCAGACTATGATGGTGTTGAAAACGGCGAACCGGTTTCTAAGTCTCCAATACCGAACAACCCAGCATTTATATTCGATATGAGAACGCCTGACAAGCCAAAAGGTGAAAAAAGTTTTGTCGCCATTAGGCAAACATTAGAAACAGAAGAAAATGCATATGCTGTTAAATTTGTCAGTGCAGATACTCGTGATATATCAGGTTTAACAATCCGTAAAGATAAGACTTTATATATACTTCTTTTTGGTGGACTCATTTTCATGATCGGCGTTTGTCAAGGATCCTTCTGGAACCATAGACGTATTTGGGTTCAAAAAGGGGAAGGCGAGGAATTGCTTGTCGCAGCCCATACAAATAAAAACTGGTTCATGTTGAAAAAGGAATTGGATGAAGTCAAAGACTTTGCCAACTTGCCAAAATATGAAGATAGACGGGATAATGAGCCAATCGAGCAAGAGGAAGGAGAAAAATAA
- the ccsB gene encoding c-type cytochrome biogenesis protein CcsB — MNLASLSANLLLVSFIAYMVATLFFGGAVKGAKSEASYKNNRWGKIGITITIIGFITHIGYFITRWIASGHAPMSNMFEFTTAFGMMLVGAFILIFFLYRTPSLGLFALPIAIIIIGYASMFPREITPLIPALQSHWLAIHVITAALGEAILAISAVAGLIYLLKNVDLTKKSKERFWLEAVMFTLVLVLGFVVSSTTFKMTGYEANFTYIDKNQVPAKIEYNYPPLFGMNEYEAQTPEAMTPWFEMPAIVNAKTLTTFVWSVFTGTILYLLLRLIFRKSIASVFQPFAKKANSQLMDEIGYRSVLIGFPVFTLGALIFAMIWAHEAWSRFWGWDPKEVWALITWLFYAAFLHVRLSQGWEGKKSAWLAVIGFVIIMFNLIAVNLIIAGLHSYA, encoded by the coding sequence ATGAATCTTGCATCACTAAGTGCTAATCTGCTTTTAGTTTCTTTTATCGCCTATATGGTAGCCACTCTTTTCTTCGGTGGGGCGGTGAAAGGTGCAAAATCAGAAGCGTCTTATAAAAATAATAGATGGGGTAAAATTGGTATTACGATAACAATTATCGGTTTTATCACACATATCGGCTATTTTATTACAAGATGGATAGCTTCGGGACATGCACCAATGAGTAATATGTTTGAATTTACAACTGCTTTCGGAATGATGTTAGTAGGGGCTTTCATTCTTATTTTCTTCTTGTATCGAACACCGTCTCTTGGCCTATTCGCATTGCCTATAGCAATCATTATTATTGGCTATGCTAGTATGTTCCCGAGAGAGATTACTCCATTAATCCCTGCTCTGCAAAGCCATTGGTTGGCAATCCATGTTATAACTGCAGCATTAGGAGAGGCGATCCTTGCGATTAGTGCGGTAGCGGGTTTAATTTACCTTTTGAAGAACGTAGATTTGACAAAAAAATCGAAAGAACGGTTTTGGCTTGAAGCGGTCATGTTTACACTTGTACTTGTACTTGGATTTGTAGTGTCCTCTACAACATTCAAAATGACTGGGTATGAAGCTAATTTTACGTATATCGATAAAAATCAGGTGCCCGCAAAAATCGAGTATAATTACCCGCCATTATTCGGAATGAACGAATATGAAGCGCAGACACCTGAAGCAATGACGCCATGGTTTGAAATGCCGGCAATTGTAAATGCGAAAACATTGACTACCTTTGTTTGGTCAGTATTTACGGGTACAATCCTTTATCTGTTGTTACGATTAATTTTCCGTAAATCGATTGCAAGTGTATTCCAGCCATTTGCGAAAAAAGCTAATTCGCAACTTATGGATGAAATCGGTTACCGTTCTGTTTTAATCGGATTCCCTGTTTTCACTCTAGGGGCGCTAATCTTCGCGATGATCTGGGCTCATGAAGCATGGTCAAGATTCTGGGGATGGGATCCTAAAGAGGTTTGGGCACTTATTACTTGGCTCTTCTATGCAGCATTCTTACACGTTCGCCTATCACAAGGTTGGGAGGGTAAGAAATCAGCGTGGCTTGCGGTTATAGGATTTGTTATCATCATGTTCAACTTAATCGCGGTGAACCTGATTATAGCCGGTTTGCATTCTTATGCATAA
- a CDS encoding response regulator transcription factor, whose protein sequence is MEETVKLLVVDDEDRIRRLLNMYLSREGFEIEEAIDGAEAIEKALTNHYDCILLDLMMPEKDGLQVLQELRDAKKMTPVILLTAKGEESDRVAGFETGADDYIVKPFSPREVVLRVKAILRRSVTFPDANAANSSKDLVVFPQLTIDHDAHRVTAEGKEVNLTPKEYELLYFLAKAPDKVFDREQLLKEVWHYEFFGDLRTVDTHVKRLREKLSRVSESAAKMIVTVWGVGYKFEVPNE, encoded by the coding sequence ATGGAGGAAACTGTAAAGTTATTAGTGGTTGATGACGAGGATCGTATCCGTCGTCTTCTGAATATGTATCTTTCTCGAGAAGGCTTTGAAATTGAAGAAGCAATTGATGGTGCAGAGGCAATAGAAAAAGCTCTAACGAATCATTATGATTGCATTTTATTGGATTTAATGATGCCGGAAAAAGACGGTCTACAAGTTTTGCAGGAATTGCGAGATGCAAAAAAAATGACGCCTGTTATCCTCTTAACTGCAAAAGGTGAAGAATCCGACCGCGTAGCAGGGTTTGAAACTGGGGCAGACGATTATATCGTTAAGCCTTTCAGTCCTAGAGAGGTCGTTCTTCGTGTGAAAGCGATTCTTAGACGCTCTGTAACTTTCCCTGATGCAAATGCAGCGAACAGCTCAAAGGATCTTGTTGTCTTCCCTCAATTGACGATAGATCACGATGCCCATCGCGTAACTGCGGAAGGGAAGGAAGTCAATTTAACTCCTAAAGAGTATGAGTTATTGTATTTCCTTGCGAAGGCACCGGATAAAGTTTTTGACCGAGAACAACTATTGAAAGAAGTTTGGCATTATGAGTTTTTCGGAGATTTGCGCACAGTCGACACACATGTGAAACGGCTTAGAGAAAAGCTTAGCCGCGTATCTGAAAGTGCCGCTAAAATGATTGTAACTGTTTGGGGAGTTGGATATAAATTCGAGGTACCTAATGAATAG
- a CDS encoding ATP-binding protein has product MNRIWNSIVGKLWATILLLVSFVLFIVTVLLLEFLDNFHTNQAEDSLRREATTIGKIVVDHENESAMQLIIQDILDNETNALIVSSDKNVQYSFHKGLNEKKIEKKILAESKFFTNLKVNEKIVKEMILPSLKDSDVMEQYLVLVHPYEVTEGIFNSIIMYQSLDAVHRTTKRTTHIVFLSAFIAFILTTIFAFFLSTRITSPLRGMRQAAFELSKGNFDTRLPSTQNDEIGQLATAFNQMGRQLKYQMELIKQEKEQLSSILTSMTDAVITFNRDYSILLSNPQAERLLQKWYFANGADEKVLPPEIFHMLEHAISFSEEVEDELELAGQFYGVSISPLYSENSIRGAVAVLRDMTEQHKLDKLRSDFIANVSHELRTPISLLQGYSEAIIDDVVTSEEERNEMVQIIHDESKRMSRLVTDLLDLARMESGHMRLYKDHFSLIPFLNRVLNKFMQIARDSNVELSLSYEENDNGTILFADDDRLEQVFTNLIDNAIRHTPNGGKVVISVEKKKETVDITVADTGSGIPKEDLPFIFERFYKADKARTRGKGGTGLGLAIAKTIIESHDGRITAELAHPSGTVFNCTLPLGPKQADLNS; this is encoded by the coding sequence ATGAATAGGATATGGAATTCAATCGTCGGGAAGCTATGGGCAACCATATTGCTTCTCGTTTCCTTTGTCCTATTTATCGTGACCGTACTTCTTTTAGAGTTTCTCGATAATTTCCATACGAACCAAGCAGAGGATTCTCTTCGTAGGGAAGCTACTACTATAGGAAAAATCGTTGTAGATCATGAAAACGAATCGGCTATGCAGCTAATTATTCAAGATATATTGGATAATGAAACGAATGCATTGATCGTAAGCTCTGACAAGAATGTTCAATACTCATTTCATAAAGGGTTAAATGAAAAAAAAATAGAAAAGAAAATTTTAGCTGAATCCAAGTTTTTCACAAACTTAAAGGTGAATGAAAAGATTGTGAAAGAAATGATTTTACCTTCTCTTAAAGATTCTGATGTCATGGAACAATATTTGGTTCTTGTTCATCCCTATGAAGTGACGGAAGGCATTTTCAATTCAATTATAATGTACCAAAGTTTGGATGCTGTTCATCGAACAACGAAGAGAACTACACATATCGTCTTCCTTTCAGCTTTTATCGCTTTCATCTTAACAACAATCTTTGCATTCTTCCTTTCAACCAGAATAACGTCTCCTTTACGAGGGATGAGACAGGCAGCATTTGAACTGTCTAAGGGTAATTTTGACACTCGCCTACCATCGACCCAAAATGACGAGATTGGCCAGTTGGCAACAGCTTTCAATCAAATGGGAAGACAGTTGAAATACCAAATGGAACTAATCAAGCAGGAAAAAGAACAATTATCAAGTATTCTAACGTCCATGACAGATGCTGTCATTACATTTAACAGGGATTATTCAATATTACTTAGCAATCCCCAGGCTGAACGACTTTTACAAAAGTGGTATTTTGCAAATGGAGCAGATGAAAAGGTACTGCCGCCCGAAATTTTCCATATGTTAGAACATGCTATTTCCTTTTCAGAAGAAGTGGAGGATGAATTGGAATTAGCTGGTCAGTTCTATGGTGTTTCAATTAGCCCACTCTATAGTGAAAATAGTATTCGTGGAGCCGTTGCGGTCTTACGAGATATGACTGAACAGCATAAATTAGATAAGCTGAGATCCGATTTCATCGCCAATGTTTCCCATGAGCTAAGAACTCCTATATCCTTGCTTCAAGGCTACAGTGAGGCAATAATTGACGATGTAGTAACGAGTGAAGAGGAACGCAACGAAATGGTCCAAATCATTCATGATGAATCAAAAAGGATGAGTCGTCTTGTTACAGATCTACTCGATCTGGCAAGAATGGAATCGGGTCATATGCGTTTGTATAAAGATCATTTTTCTCTAATCCCGTTTTTAAATAGAGTCTTGAACAAGTTCATGCAAATTGCAAGGGACTCCAATGTCGAACTCTCTCTTAGCTATGAGGAGAATGATAATGGAACAATCTTGTTTGCTGACGATGATCGACTGGAGCAAGTATTTACAAACCTAATTGATAATGCAATTCGCCACACTCCTAATGGAGGAAAAGTGGTAATAAGTGTCGAAAAGAAGAAGGAGACCGTTGACATTACGGTAGCAGATACAGGCAGTGGAATTCCTAAAGAAGATTTGCCATTCATTTTCGAGCGTTTCTATAAGGCGGACAAAGCAAGGACGAGAGGAAAGGGCGGAACAGGTTTAGGGTTGGCGATTGCAAAAACAATAATCGAATCACATGATGGCCGAATAACTGCAGAATTGGCTCATCCATCAGGGACTGTCTTCAATTGCACATTGCCATTAGGCCCGAAACAAGCCGATTTAAATTCCTAA
- the sigX gene encoding RNA polymerase sigma factor SigX, protein MDDSVFHRLYEQYHQDIFNFLIYLTGDRTQSEDLMHEVYIRVLRAYSGFEGKSSEKTWLFSIAKNVAIDHFRKKSVRQKHHFDKFDWEQSELVSGGSTPDELLSLNEDMKQLLSVLNTCTGDQKMVIVLRYFQELSIAETAETLGWTEGKVKTTQHRAIKALQKKMNALSEEGGS, encoded by the coding sequence GTGGATGACTCCGTTTTCCACAGGCTGTATGAGCAATATCATCAGGATATTTTCAACTTTCTTATCTATTTAACCGGAGATCGTACCCAGTCTGAAGACCTAATGCATGAGGTATATATTCGGGTGTTGCGTGCATATTCCGGATTTGAAGGTAAAAGTTCTGAAAAAACTTGGCTGTTTTCAATCGCAAAAAATGTTGCTATTGACCATTTCAGAAAGAAATCTGTAAGGCAAAAACATCATTTCGATAAATTTGATTGGGAGCAAAGCGAGCTTGTATCTGGCGGCAGTACTCCTGATGAATTACTATCATTGAATGAAGACATGAAGCAATTGCTCTCAGTATTAAACACATGCACGGGCGATCAAAAAATGGTAATTGTCTTACGGTACTTCCAAGAGCTGTCCATTGCCGAAACAGCGGAAACACTTGGTTGGACGGAAGGAAAAGTGAAGACAACCCAGCACCGTGCCATTAAAGCTTTACAAAAGAAAATGAATGCTCTTTCGGAAGAAGGGGGAAGTTGA
- a CDS encoding ECF transporter S component, with amino-acid sequence MNNKKLRKMILIAMLGSISTVLMQLNFPLPALPSFLKIDFSEIPAVLAIMTMGPVAGIAVELLKNVLHWFLSGSPTGVPVGEMANFVTGILFIMPIYFIFNKIKSTKGLTVGLIVGTASMAIGMSVLNYAVFLPMYVYFLNMPPYTGDAMFNVIVLGILPFNLIKGIMLMVVSLLLYKSMYKWINQQQHKLSM; translated from the coding sequence ATGAACAACAAGAAGTTAAGAAAAATGATTCTCATCGCGATGTTAGGGAGCATTTCAACAGTTTTAATGCAGTTGAATTTCCCCCTGCCGGCATTACCATCATTCCTGAAAATCGACTTCAGTGAAATCCCGGCAGTATTAGCAATTATGACGATGGGGCCAGTTGCAGGTATTGCAGTAGAACTTCTGAAGAATGTATTGCATTGGTTTTTATCAGGAAGTCCCACAGGTGTACCTGTTGGAGAGATGGCAAACTTTGTTACAGGAATTCTATTCATTATGCCAATCTATTTCATCTTCAATAAAATTAAATCTACTAAAGGACTTACGGTGGGTCTAATTGTAGGAACTGCTTCAATGGCTATCGGAATGAGCGTATTGAATTATGCAGTGTTCCTACCGATGTACGTTTACTTTTTAAATATGCCACCCTATACGGGTGACGCAATGTTTAATGTAATCGTATTAGGGATCCTTCCATTTAATCTAATAAAAGGAATCATGTTAATGGTTGTTTCGTTATTGTTATATAAGAGTATGTATAAATGGATTAACCAACAACAGCATAAGTTATCGATGTAA